A stretch of the Nothobranchius furzeri strain GRZ-AD chromosome 5, NfurGRZ-RIMD1, whole genome shotgun sequence genome encodes the following:
- the col6a4a gene encoding collagen alpha-6(VI) chain isoform X4 yields the protein MQEEKNLSRSSMKGACSLLLFLIGVTCLYGVTAQTTECAKATVADIVFLVDGSTSIGMDSFQEVRRFLRSIVSGLDIGPDNVRVGLAQYSDETYQEFLLKDHLDAQSLLAAVDSLPYRSGGTETGKAIDFLLSQYFTEEAGSRASQRVPQIAVVITDGDSADDVDGPAQRLRQQGVIVFAIGVGQANMEELESIANRPPSRFLFTIDSYQALQKLKGGLLQTVCVSMEDQRQALAEKFADIFFLVDGGITATQFQQVRNILVRLSNQLNFDASAYRLGLAQYGQQVEVDFLLNKHQTKEETQAAVKRFRQLQLSPTDPRNLGAALLHASKFFFTEEAGSRAHQGYQQFLVVLSGKDSSDPVYKPARLIKSAGVTVVGISLGASMKELRVISTSPYVYQFNNTNAPLLRRTVETEEAETSLTGDCRAAKLADVVFIVDESGSIGVPNFQLVRTFLHSIISGLEVGPNRVRVGIVMYNTKPTAMVYLDTFNTKTELLNFIKILPYRGGGTNTGAALTFTQENVFVPDKGSRKDNGVQQVAVVITDGESQDNVSQAAADLRRAGVTVYSVGVENANEVELQQMASYPPQKHVFIVDSFAKLKSLELSLQRSLCYNILRQAVSVSTRRTGIKEGCVQTDEADIFFLIDHSGSIHPSDFHDMKKFILEFIDTFRIGPQHVRIGVVKYADDPNLEFDLITYTDAQTLGKAVEEILQIGGGTETGKALSFMSPLFKEAAVSRGHKVREHLVVITDGKSADKVKDPAESLRKQGVVVYAIGVKEADEEELKEISGNPKRTFFVNNFDALNLIKDDIITDICTTDVCKDIPGDLLFLIDSSGSIYPEDYKKMKDFMKSIISTSFIGENDVHVGVMQFGTTQQLEFSLKQYFTKKDILVAVDGLRQIGGGTLTGRAISEVSQYFDSARGGRPDLRQRLIVITDGESQDQVKDPAEALRAKGVLVYAIGVVDANTTQLLEISGSPDRIYSERDFDALQDLERQVSLELCDPERDCKKTEQADIIFLVDGSTSITLPKFRSMQKFMQSMVNQTTVGNDLTRFGVILYANNPKSIFTLNQYSTRQEVFKAISGLKSQFGETFTGKALRYSLQFFDGEHGGRAELKVPQILMVITDGDATDHQSLVASSVALRDKGVQVFSIGVEGANVTQLEIMADQDTSKVFYVDNFAALETLHKNITQVLCNYTKPVCEKQQADLVFLIDQSGSIDTSDYTTMKNFTVEVVNSFKVSEDLVRVGVAQFSTNFQHEFYLNQFYTEKEVSSHILSMNQVGGGTNIGLALDSIREYFEALHGSRRSAGISQNLILITDGESQDDVEDAALRLRALGIEMFAIGVGDVHDLELLQITGDPGRLFTVNNFGDLETIKQKVVDTICKSEVPLNPTDCSIDIAMGFDISHRTGAAGETLVSGQNKLQAFLPEIAHYLSSVPRLCCTNEPISTSLGYRVAGRDGRRLHDFNFEAYSEDVVKKVMNLRLDQPTYLNSALLRSFQEKFQSESRAGVKVLVIFSDGPDEDVMVLQRESERLRQSGVNALLIVALEGVRDATQLQMVEFGRGFNYKLPLSIGMPSVGSTVLKQIDAVSDRECCNVTCKCSGHEGIRGSRGPPGPKGVPGQRGYPGFPGEEGVAGERGYPGPFGPPGVQGCSGLRGQKGNRGLRGNRGEDGEDGLDGINGEQGMTGRDGARGERGNSGNPGIPGIQGEPGLKGQRGLRGDPGEPGADNASPGPRGERGNPGLPGGPGQDGQPGGSGGAGNPGPDGRRGPSGEKGQTGEPGSPGLQGSAGASGPQGPRGVRGQPGQKGIPGLPGPQGASGPVGELGQAGRRGANGPKGQPGDPGDLGSSGPLGPRGSPGQDGRDGYGLAGHKGAKGDPGFPGFPGLMGEDGLQGPKGLPGRKGNRGRGGNSGLTGESGISGDPGYPGHAGPRGPPGVRGMTECQLVTYIRDNCACSHGRSECPAYPTELVFGLDMSVDVTPVAFERQRSALLALLENINIAESNCPTGARVAVVGFSTFTKHLIRFQDYRRKSQLIEAVQNIALERTSNKRHLGASMRFVGQNIFKRVRAGTMMRKVVVFFSNGASEDDNEILTAVMEYRAQNIIPAVISLKEAPGVRVAMQVDDSGNSIFTVLTRQQNLASDLKKVQNCAICYDPCRYSEACSFIQDPIQPQQVDTDLVVVLDGSREMPADQFMGAQQLLGSVVEQLAVSPQPNQAGNRARVAVVQQAKLEFNLQAYQNQNQMKRYLIQNMRQQGGYSMLGRTLDLALKEVLMKAVRPRRTKVLLVLVATQTSFSDRAMLQYVSRKAKCEGVALFVVTVGDRYNRTQVEELASLPVQQHLIHVGRLQVSEREYVQRFFRVFLSSLNKGINSYPPAAVKSICEELGGQQTGFTGLDQEQTGFTGLDQEQTGFTGLDQEQTGFTGQGFVDLGEIIRDEEQKTFLEQTGQQTRIDQMDMIKITSPEESPRSISGVNINARCQLDSDSGTRCSDFVQMWFFDKHIGSCSPFWFGGCGGNANRFHTEQQCFQTCGLQSSSMKLQAERSDFDAKGSCLLRQDPGSCQDYTMKWFFDTTQRECARFWYGGCDGNDNRFDTQEECEKMCVMKS from the exons AATGTGCCAAAGCCACTGTGGCCGACATCGTCTTCCTGGTGGATGGCTCCACCAGCATTGGCATGGACAGCTTTCAGGAAGTTCGGCGGTTTCTCAGGAGTATCGTCTCAGGCCTTGACATCGGCCCAGACAACGTCCGTGTCGGCTTGGCTCAGTACAGCGATGAAACATACCAAGAGTTCCTGCTGAAGGACCACTTGGATGCCCAGTCTCTGCTGGCTGCGGTCGACAGCCTTCCATATCGGTCAGGAGGCACAGAGACGGGCAAAGCCATTGACTTCCTGCTGTCTCAGTACTTCACAGAGGAGGCGGGGAGCCGAGCCAGTCAGCGGGTGCCTCAGATTGCTGTGGTCATCACCGATGGCGACTCAGCAGATGATGTGGATGGCCCGGCCCAGCGGCTTCGACAGCAGGGGGTCATCGTGTTTGCCATCGGAGTGGGACAGGCCAACATGGAGGAGCTGGAATCCATCGCTAACCGACCACCATCTCGCTTCCTGTTCACCATTGATAGTTACCAGGCCCTGCAGAAGCTGAAGGGAGGTCTGCTGCAGACTGTCTGCGTCTCCATGGAGGACCAGAGGCAAG CCTTGGCTGAAAAGTTTGCAGACATTTTCTTCCTCGTGGACGGCGGCATCACAGCAACTCAGTTCCAGCAGGTCAGAAACATCCTGGTCCGACTGTCCAATCAGCTGAACTTTGATGCTTCAGCCTACCGCCTGGGTTTGGCCCAGTACGGGCAGCAGGTGGAGGTGGATTTTCTTCTCAATAAGCACCAAACCAAGGAAGAGACTCAGGCTGCTGTCAAACGCTTCCGCCAACTCCAACTTTCACCAACAGACCCACGAAACCTGGGCGCCGCCTTGCTGCACGCCAGCAAATTCTTCTTCACTGAAGAGGCAGGAAGTAGAGCACATCAAGGCTACCAACAGTTCCTGGTGGTCCTGAGTGGGAAGGACTCCAGCGATCCCGTGTATAAGCCGGCACGTCTGATCAAATCAGCTGGAGTAACTGTGGTGGGAATAAGCCTTGGTGCGTCGATGAAAGAACTACGGGTGATATCCACGTCACCTTACGTCTACCAGTTCAACAACACCAATGCGCCTCTTCTCCGCAGGACTGTTGAGACAGAGGAAGCAGAGACCTCTCTAACTGGAG ACTGTAGAGCCGCCAAACTGGCCGACGTTGTGTTCATTGTTGATGAGTCTGGAAGCATTGGAGTTCCCAATTTCCAGCTGGTTCGAACCTTCCTACACTCCATCATCAGCGGCCTGGAAGTCGGTCCAAACAGAGTCCGAGTGGGGATTGTCATGTACAACACAAAGCCCACAGCGATGGTCTacctggacacgttcaacaccaAAACTGAACTGCTGAACTTCATCAAGATCCTGCCTTACCGTGGAGGAGGTACCAACACAGGAGCTGCCCTAACCTTCACCCAGGAGAACGTCTTCGTCCCAgataaaggaagcagaaaggataaCGGTGTCCAGCAGGTAGCAGTGGTGATCACAGATGGAGAATCTCAGGACAACGTGAGCCAAGCAGCAGCTGATCTTCGCCGCGCTGGAGTCACTGTTTATTCTGTTGGAGTCGAGAATGCCAACGAGGTTGAGCTGCAGCAGATGGCTTCTTATCCTCCACAGAAACACGTCTTCATCGTGGACAGCTTTGCTAAACTCAAGTCTCTGGAGCTGAGCCTTCAGAGGAGCCTCTGCTACAACATCCTTCGCCAGGCAGTCTCAGTCAGTACCAGGAGGACCGGGATCAAAGAAG GCTGCGTACAAACAGATGAAGCAGACATCTTCTTCCTCATCGACCACTCAGGAAGCATTCACCCATCAGACTTCCACGACATGAAGAAGTTCATTCTTGAATTCATCGACACCTTTCGTATTGGTCCCCAGCACGTTCGCATAGGGGTTGTCAAATATGCAGATGACCCAAACCTGGAGTTTGATCTGATCACCTACACAGATGCGCAGACGCTAGGAAAAGCTGTGGAGGAAATCCTGCAGATCGGAGGTGGTACAGAGACAGGGAAAGCTCTGTCATTCATGAGCCCTCTGTTCAAGGAAGCTGCAGTTTCTCGAGGACACAAAGTCCGAGAGCATCTGGTGGTTATCACTGATGGGAAGTCTGCCGACAAGGTCAAGGATCCGGCTGAGAGTCTAAGGAAGCAAGGTGTGGTGGTCTATGCCATCGGTGTGAAGGAAGCTGATGAAGAGGAACTAAAGGAAATATCAGGAAACCCCAAGAGGACTTTCTTTGTCAACAACTTTGATGCCCTGAATCTGATCAAGGACGACATCATCACCGATATCTGTACAACAGATG TTTGCAAGGACATACCAGGTGACCTCCTGTTCCTCATCGATAGTTCTGGAAGCATCTACCCAGAAGACTACAAAAAAATGAAAGACTTTATGAAGTCCATCATCAGTACATCTTTTATAGGGGAGAACGATGTTCATGTTGGTGTCATGCAGTTTGGTACCACCCAGCAGCTGGAGTTCTCTCTCAAACAATACTTTACCAAGAAGGACATTCTGGTGGCGGTGGATGGCCTTCGTCAGATAGGTGGAGGAACACTGACAGGCCGAGCTATCAGCGAGGTGTCTCAATACTTCGATTCAGCCAGAGGGGGGCGCCCAGATCTACGACAGAGACTCATAGTTATCACCGATGGCGAATCCCAAGACCAGGTCAAAGATCCTGCTGAGGCTTTGAGGGCCAAGGGGGTGCTGGTCTATGCCATTGGAGTGGTGGATGCCAACACTACCCAGCTGCTGGAGATCAGTGGATCACCTGACAGGATTTACTCTGAGAGGGACTTTGACGCTTTGCAGGACCTGGAGAGACAGGTGTCCTTGGAACTGTGTGATCCAGAGAGAG ACTGTAAGAAGACAGAACAAGCAGACATTATCTTCCTGGTGGATGGCTCCACCAGTATAACCCTACCCAAGTTCAGAAGCATGCAGAAGTTTATGCAGTCCATGGTGAACCAGACCACGGTTGGCAATGACCTGACTCGCTTCGGTGTCATCCTTTACGCCAACAACCCCAAGTCTATCTTCACTCTGAACCAGTACAGCACCAGACAGGAGGTTTTTAAAGCAATATCAGGACTGAagtctcagtttggagaaaccttCACTGGAAAGGCCCTGAGGTACTCGCTCCAGTTCTTTGATGGTGAGCATGGAGGTCGGGCAGAGCTAAAAGTGCCTCAGATCCTAATGGTGATCACAGATGGAGATGCTACAGACCATCAAAGTCTGGTGGCGTCATCGGTGGCACTGAGGGACAAAGGAGTTCAGGTCTTCAGCATTGGAGTGGAAGGAGCCAACGTGACGCAGCTGGAGATCATGGCTGATCAGGACACGTCCAAAGTTTTCTATGTGGACAACTTTGCTGCCCTGGAAACGCTCCACAAGAACATCACCCAGGTGCTCTGCAACTACACCAAGCCAG TTTGTGAGAAACAGCAGGCTGACCTGGTTTTCCTCATCGACCAATCTGGGAGCATCGATACGTCCGACTACACCACCATGAAGAACTTCACAGTGGAAGTGGTGAACAGCTTTAAAGTCAGTGAGGATTTAGTGCGTGTTGGAGTGGCCCAGTTCAGCACCAATTTTCAGCACGAGTTCTACCTAAACCAGTTCTACACTGAGAAGGAGGTGTCCAGCCACATCCTGAGTATGAATCAGGTGGGTGGAGGCACCAACATCGGACTCGCCCTGGACTCCATCCGGGAATACTTTGAGGCTTTGCACGGCAGCCGTAGGTCTGCAGGAATCTCCCAGAATCTGATTCTGATCACAGACGGAGAATCACAAGACGACGTAGAAGATGCAGCTCTGCGTCTCAGAGCCCTGGGAATCGAGATGTTTGCCATCGGCGTTGGAGATGTGCACGATCTGGAGCTGCTGCagatcactggtgatccaggtcgGCTGTTTACTGTCAACAACTTTGGCGACTTGGAGACCATCAAACAGAAGGTGGTTGACACCATCTGCAAGTCCGAAGTCCCTCTCAATCCAACAG ATTGCTCCATTGACATCGCCATGGGATTTGACATCTCTCACCGGACTGGAGCTGCTGGTGAGACGCTGGTCAGCGGCCAGAACAAGCTGCAGGCCTTCCTCCCAGAGATTGCCCACTACCTCTCCTCGGTACCACGCCTGTGCTGCACCAACGAGCCCATCAGCACCAGCTTAGGTTACCGTGTGGCAGGCCGGGACGGACGCCGCCTGCATGACTTCAACTTTGAGGCATACAGCGAGgatgtggtgaagaaggtcatgaaCCTGAGGTTGGACCAGCCTACTTACCTCAACTCGGCCCTGCTTAGATCCTTCCAGGAGAAGTTCCAGTCCGAGTCTAGAGCTGGTGTGAAG GTTCTGGTGATCTTCTCAGATGGACCCGATGAAGACGTGATGGTCCTACAGAGAGAATCAGAACGGCTGCGACAGTCTG gagTCAACGCTCTGCTCATTGTTGCTCTGGAGGGCGTCCGTGACGCCACTCAGCTGCAGATGGTTGAGTTCGGACGGGGATTTAACTACAAACTTCCTCTGAGCATCGGCATGCCGAGCGTCGGCAGCACGGTCCTCAAACAGATT GATGCCGTGTCGGACCGGGAATGCTGCAACGTCACGTGCAAATGTTCAGGACACGAAGGCATCCGTGGCTCTCGGGGGCCTCCAGGACCAAAG GGTGTGCCGGGACAGAGGGGATACCCTGGATTCCCCGGAGAGGAGGGCGTTGCT GGTGAGAGGGGCTATCCTGGACCTTTTGGACCTCCTGGAGTCCAAGGCTGTTCTGGACTCAGAGGACAGAAG GGGAACCGAGGTCTTCGGGGGAACCGG GGTGAAGATGGAGAGGACGGATTGGATGGAATCAATGGAGAACAG GGCATGACGGGTCGAGATGGAGCTCGAGGAGAACGAGGAAACTCAGGAAACCCA GGAATCCCAGGTATCCAAGGGGAGCCAGGTCTGAAAGGACAacgaggactgagaggagatccg GGAGAACCAGGAGCTGATAACGCCTCTCCAGGACCCCGAGGAGAACGTGGCAACCCAGGTTTACCA GGAGGTCCTGGACAGGATGGCCAGCCGGGCGGGAGCGGCGGCGCCGGAAACCCG GGTCCAGACGGAAGAAGAGGTCCTTCTGGTGAGAAG GGACAGACCGGAGAGCCCGGTTCTCCTGGACTACAAGGCAGCGCAGGTGCTTCTGGTCCTCAG GGTCCCAGAGGGGTCAGAGGTCAACCAGGACAGAAAGGAATCCCAGGCCTTCCTGGACCTCAG GGTGCATCTGGACCAGTAGGAGAACTGGGTCAAGCGGGCCGCCGCGGTGCCAATGGGCCAAAG GGTCAACCAGGAGATCCAGGTGACCTGGGTTCTTCAGGACCACTGGGGCCTAGAGGAAGCCCG GGTCAGGATGGCAGAGACGGTTATGGACTGGCAGGACACAAAGGAGCGAAG GGAGATCCGGGTTTCCCTGGATTCCCAGGTCTCATG GGGGAGGATGGGCTGCAGGGACCCAAAGGACTACCGGGTCGCAAAGGGAACCGGGGTCGAGGG ggtaaCTCGGGCCTAACCGGAGAATCGGGCATTTCTGGAGATCCTGGATATCCGGGTCACGCG GGTCCTCGAGGTCCTCCTGGAGTCAGAGGCATGACT GAGTGTCAGCTGGTCACCTACATCAGGGACAACTGTG CTTGTTCCCACG GTCGCTCCGAGTGCCCGGCCTACCCCACTGAGCTGGTCTTCGGGCTGGACATGTCTGTCGATGTGACACCTGTGGCCTTTGAACGGCAGCGTTCCGCTCTTCTGGCTCTGTTGgagaacatcaacattgcagaaagCAACTGTCCAACAGGTGCCCGGGTCGCTGTGGTGGGATTCAGCACCTTCACCAAACACCTGATCCGCTTCCAGGATTACCGCCGCAAATCCCAGCTGATCGAGGCCGTGCAGAACATCGCCCTGGAGAGGACGTCCAACAAACGGCACCTCGGTGCTTCGATGCGCTTTGTGGGCCAGAACATATTCAAACGTGTGCGAGCAGGAACGATGATGAGAAAAGTGGTGGTTTTCTTCTCTAATGGAGCTTCTGAGGATGATAATGAGATATTAACTGCCGTTATGGAGTACCGGGCCCAGAACATCATCCCAGCTGTCATCTCTCTAAAAGAGGCTCCTGGTGTTCGTGTAGCCATGCAG GTGGATGACTCCGGGAACTCTATCTTCACTGTTCTGACAAGGCAGCAGAACCTGGCCTCTGATCTGAAGAAAGTCCAGAACTGTGCCATCTGTTATG ATCCTTGTAGGTACTCAGAGGCATGCTCCTTCATCCAGGACCCGATACAGCCTCAGCAGGTGGACACAGACCTGGTCGTGGTTCTGGACGGCTCCAGGGAGATGCCGGCGGACCAGTTTATGGGAGCTCAGCAGCTACTGGGCTCTGTTGTGGAGCAGTTAGCTGTGAGTCCTCAGCCCAACCAAGCTGGAAACCGGGCCCGAGTGGCTGTGGTACAGCAGGCCAAGCTGGAGTTCAACCTGCAGGcctaccagaaccagaaccagatgaAGAGGTACCTGATCCAGAACATGCGGCAGCAGGGTGGCTACTCAATGCTGGGACGGACTCTAGACTTGGCCCTGAAGGAGGTTCTGATGAAGGCGGTCCGCCCACGCAGGACGAAGGTTTTACTGGTGCTGGTGGCCACCCAGACATCCTTCAGTGATCGGGCCATGCTACAGTATGTGTCCCGGAAGGCCAAGTGTGAGGGCGTGGCTCTATTTGTGGTGACGGTCGGTGACCGCTACAACCGGACCCAGGTGGAGGAGCtggccagtctgccagtccaacaGCATCTGATCCACGTGGGCCGGCTGCAGGTCAGCGAGCGGGAATACGTCCAGCGTTTCTTCAGAGTCTTCCTCTCCTCCCTGAACA AGGGAATAAATTCATATCCTCCTGCTGCTGTCAAATCCATCTGTGAGGAGCTGGGTGGCCAACAGACTGGTTTCACTGGGTTGGACCAAGAACAGACTGGCTTCACTGGGTTGGACCAAGAACAGACTGGCTTCACTGGGTTGGACCAAGAACAGACTGGCTTCACTGG TCAGGGTTTTGTGGATCTTGGTGAAATCATCAGAGATGAAGAGCAGAAGACATTCTTGGAGCAGACAGGTCAGCAGACTCGGATAGACCAGATGGACATGATCAAGATTACAAGTCCAGAAGAGAGCCCAAGATCCATTTCTGGAGTAAACATAAATG CCCGGTGTCAGCTGGATTCTGATTCTGGTACCAGGTGTTCTGACTTTGTCCAAATGTGGTTCTTTGACAAACACATTGGGTCATGCTCTCCGTTCTGGTTTGGTGGCTGTGGCGGCAACGCCAACCGCTTTCACACAGAGCAACAGTGTTTCCAGACCTGTGGACTCCAGA GTTCCAGCATGAAGCTgcaggcggagcgcagcgacttcGACGCCAAAG GTTCCTGTCTCCTCCGTCAGGACCCCGGCAGCTGCCAGGACTACACCATGAAGTGGTTCTTTGACACAACGCAGAGGGAATGCGCTCGGTTCTGGTACGGCGGCTGTGACGGCAACGACAACCGCTTTGATACGCAAGAGGAGTGTGAGAAGATGTGTGTAATGAAGAGTTGA